The following proteins are encoded in a genomic region of Methanoculleus bourgensis MS2:
- a CDS encoding ADP-ribosylglycohydrolase family protein, whose translation MRAVGAFIGLAIGDAMGAPLEGLPPRSIAVTEMLGGGIHNTLPGQYTDDSLQASALAGTLIQCGGVDPEDFAGRLVRVYRAHPEFFGPTSRAVLDLIESGVGPEAAAARVHEARGGSRSNGSVMRGIPVGIFYPPEEVRAASLAASRVTHFDPAAGEASAFVNRMVSGMCRGEEADVAFGEALAACRDAELKDLLGDYRAYPPEPSLDAVLCTHCAVRVFLEASSFREAVIAAVNLGGDADTVGAITGGLAGARWGLGTIPESWLSALQDREELIDLARRLWSASRA comes from the coding sequence ATGCGGGCAGTCGGAGCGTTTATCGGGCTTGCAATCGGGGATGCCATGGGCGCGCCCCTGGAAGGCCTTCCGCCGCGGTCGATTGCTGTAACGGAGATGCTGGGCGGCGGGATTCACAACACCCTCCCGGGGCAGTACACCGACGATTCCCTGCAGGCGTCAGCCCTCGCCGGGACCCTCATCCAGTGTGGGGGGGTTGATCCCGAAGACTTCGCAGGGCGCCTGGTCCGGGTATACCGGGCCCATCCTGAGTTCTTCGGGCCGACGTCCCGGGCCGTCCTCGATCTCATCGAGAGCGGCGTCGGACCCGAGGCTGCCGCGGCCAGGGTGCATGAGGCACGGGGAGGGAGCCGGAGCAACGGGAGTGTCATGCGCGGGATCCCGGTCGGCATATTCTACCCCCCGGAGGAGGTACGGGCGGCAAGCCTTGCCGCGTCCCGCGTCACGCACTTTGACCCGGCGGCCGGTGAGGCGTCTGCGTTCGTCAACCGGATGGTCAGCGGGATGTGCCGGGGAGAAGAGGCGGACGTGGCCTTCGGGGAGGCCCTCGCCGCCTGCAGGGATGCGGAACTAAAGGATCTGCTCGGGGACTACCGGGCCTACCCGCCCGAACCCTCGCTCGACGCCGTCCTCTGCACCCACTGCGCCGTCAGGGTCTTTCTGGAGGCATCATCATTCCGGGAAGCCGTGATTGCGGCGGTCAACCTCGGGGGCGACGCCGATACCGTCGGCGCCATCACCGGCGGCCTCGCCGGGGCACGCTGGGGGTTAGGGACAATCCCGGAGTCATGGTTATCGGCGCTCCAGGACCGGGAGGAACTCATCGATCTCGCTCGAAGGCTCTGGTCGGCGAGCAGGGCGTAA
- a CDS encoding NAD(P)-dependent glycerol-1-phosphate dehydrogenase yields MSAGGINLLRTKVFDKSKWMQLPRDVVIGHDVIEQVPAVCEDLDLGDAVLIISGEQTRDVAGKRVEALLAGSYEVTTFSAAAGDPLETIRKAETAAAGAGFVIGVGGGRVIDTAKIASYNTDRHFISVPTAASHDGIASSRASVPTPEGNVSLAAEPPIAVVADTAIIASAPHRLLASGCADIIANHTAILDWELSHRLRGEPLSEYALTLSRMTAEILFKNADLIKPHSEESAWLVTKALVSSGVAMSIAGSSRPASGGEHKFSHALDRLAPGKGLHGEKCGIGAIITMYLHGGDWRGIRDSLRTIGAPTTPAEIGIDDETAVEALLAARTIRPERFTILDMGLTPESARDLVKMLYRE; encoded by the coding sequence ATGAGCGCAGGCGGCATAAACTTACTCAGAACAAAGGTCTTCGACAAGTCCAAATGGATGCAGCTCCCCCGTGACGTCGTCATCGGCCACGATGTCATCGAGCAGGTTCCGGCCGTCTGCGAAGACCTTGATCTCGGCGACGCTGTGCTCATTATATCGGGAGAGCAGACGCGGGACGTGGCCGGGAAACGGGTCGAGGCGCTGCTTGCCGGCTCTTACGAGGTTACGACGTTTTCAGCCGCCGCCGGCGACCCCCTCGAGACGATCAGGAAGGCCGAAACGGCGGCGGCCGGGGCGGGGTTCGTCATCGGCGTCGGCGGCGGCCGGGTCATCGATACCGCGAAGATCGCCTCGTACAATACCGACCGCCACTTCATCAGCGTCCCTACCGCCGCATCGCACGACGGTATCGCTTCATCGCGGGCGTCGGTCCCGACACCCGAGGGGAACGTCTCGCTTGCCGCCGAGCCGCCCATCGCGGTCGTCGCCGATACCGCCATCATCGCGTCGGCACCCCACCGGCTGCTCGCGTCCGGGTGTGCGGATATCATCGCAAACCACACCGCGATCCTCGACTGGGAACTCTCCCACCGGCTCAGGGGCGAACCGCTCTCCGAGTACGCGCTGACGCTCTCCCGGATGACCGCCGAGATCCTCTTTAAGAACGCCGACCTCATCAAACCGCACTCCGAGGAGAGCGCCTGGCTCGTGACGAAAGCGCTGGTCTCCTCAGGGGTTGCAATGAGCATCGCGGGGTCGTCCCGGCCCGCGAGCGGCGGCGAGCACAAGTTCTCCCACGCACTGGACCGGCTCGCGCCCGGCAAAGGTCTCCACGGGGAGAAGTGCGGTATCGGGGCCATCATAACGATGTACCTCCACGGCGGGGACTGGCGGGGGATCCGCGACTCCCTGCGAACGATCGGCGCACCGACCACCCCCGCAGAGATCGGGATCGACGACGAAACTGCTGTCGAGGCGCTGCTTGCCGCCCGGACGATCCGGCCGGAACGGTTCACGATACTGGATATGGGGCTGACCCCTGAATCGGCGCGGGACCTTGTGAAGATGCTCTACCGGGAGTGA
- a CDS encoding tRNA uridine(34) 5-carboxymethylaminomethyl modification radical SAM/GNAT enzyme Elp3 produces MNDTGILREIISRIFSTGPDPDIQRIKLAVCREYSADMPKNSAILAAAAPEERELLRPLLLVKPTRTLSGVAPVAVMTSPHPCPHGKCLPCPGGPEHPFASPQSYTGEEPAALRAREHAFDPYDQVQARLGQFEALGHHVDKTELIVMGGTMTARPVEYQEWFVGAAVQAMNDYPQAGVPAAKPDLDAVFAANETSGVRCVAITFETRPDWCREEHINRMLEMGVTKVELGVQHLDDRILDYNRRGHGVAESVEANSLLRDAGLKVGFHMMPNLPGASMEDDRWMFRELFADSRFRPDFLKIYPTLVTPGSEIEALWERGDYRPYSEDELIDLIAYGKSLLPEYVRLQRIQRDIPAKLIVAGSRHSNFRQLAGERLCEQGLRCRCIRCREVGRTPAPEEVAVSTYAYASCGGEERFIQAGSEDALVGFARLRFPHRTFREELSGAALLRELHVYGSVVPLSTPAEGDEWQHRSFGARLLSRAEEEARGQGFARVAVMSGVGVRPYYRKQGYERVGPYMIKTVV; encoded by the coding sequence ATGAACGATACCGGGATACTCCGGGAGATCATCTCCCGCATCTTTTCTACGGGGCCCGACCCTGACATCCAGCGGATCAAGCTTGCGGTCTGCCGGGAATACAGCGCCGATATGCCCAAAAACTCCGCGATTCTCGCCGCAGCCGCCCCGGAGGAGCGCGAGCTCCTCCGCCCGCTCCTCCTCGTGAAACCCACCCGGACGCTCTCCGGTGTGGCGCCTGTCGCGGTGATGACATCACCCCACCCCTGTCCTCACGGGAAATGCCTGCCCTGCCCGGGCGGGCCGGAGCACCCGTTCGCCTCCCCCCAGAGTTACACGGGCGAGGAACCGGCGGCGCTCCGGGCCCGGGAGCACGCGTTCGACCCCTACGACCAGGTGCAGGCACGGCTCGGGCAGTTTGAGGCGCTCGGCCACCACGTCGACAAGACGGAGCTGATCGTGATGGGCGGGACGATGACCGCCCGACCGGTCGAATACCAGGAGTGGTTCGTCGGGGCAGCCGTGCAGGCGATGAACGACTACCCCCAGGCCGGGGTCCCGGCGGCAAAGCCGGACCTGGACGCGGTCTTTGCCGCGAACGAGACGTCGGGGGTCAGGTGCGTCGCGATCACGTTCGAGACGAGGCCGGACTGGTGCCGGGAGGAGCATATCAACCGGATGCTCGAGATGGGGGTGACCAAGGTGGAGCTCGGCGTCCAGCACCTGGACGACCGGATCCTCGATTACAACCGGAGGGGCCACGGGGTCGCGGAATCGGTCGAGGCAAACTCTCTCCTCCGCGACGCCGGGCTGAAGGTCGGGTTCCACATGATGCCAAACCTCCCCGGGGCAAGCATGGAGGACGACCGATGGATGTTTCGGGAACTCTTCGCCGATTCCCGGTTCCGCCCGGACTTTCTGAAGATCTACCCGACCCTGGTGACGCCAGGCTCTGAGATCGAGGCGCTCTGGGAGCGGGGCGACTACCGCCCCTACTCCGAGGACGAACTGATCGACCTCATCGCCTATGGAAAATCCCTCCTCCCCGAGTACGTCCGTCTCCAGCGCATCCAGCGTGACATCCCGGCAAAACTGATCGTCGCCGGTTCCCGGCACAGCAACTTCCGGCAGCTTGCCGGGGAGCGTCTCTGTGAGCAGGGGCTGCGGTGCCGGTGCATCAGGTGCCGGGAGGTCGGCAGGACGCCCGCGCCGGAGGAGGTGGCGGTCTCGACGTATGCCTACGCGTCATGCGGCGGGGAGGAGCGGTTCATCCAGGCGGGCTCTGAGGATGCCCTTGTCGGGTTTGCCCGGCTCCGGTTCCCGCACCGCACCTTCCGCGAGGAACTTTCCGGTGCGGCGCTCCTGCGCGAGCTCCATGTCTACGGGAGCGTGGTCCCCCTCAGCACCCCGGCGGAGGGGGACGAGTGGCAGCACCGCAGTTTCGGCGCCCGGCTCCTCTCCCGCGCCGAGGAGGAGGCCCGTGGCCAGGGTTTTGCGCGGGTCGCGGTGATGAGCGGTGTCGGGGTGCGGCCCTACTACAGGAAACAGGGATATGAACGAGTGGGGCCATATATGATCAAGACAGTTGTATGA
- a CDS encoding DNA primase small subunit domain-containing protein: MKPATLEFVKQRFMEYYRRQNLIVPSSLEQREWGFVFFDTTSDVRMRRHMAFMDPQELEAYVKNLVPAHVYYSTAYYQTPSAPTMSEKHWAGADLIFDLDADQIVRGPYAMMLARVKEETEKLLGMLINELGFSRNHIRLAFSGGRGYHVHVTDIAVRGWGSPERREIIDYVCGIGIDPAVMLAPGAPPTGWRRRYAGALHDHLAWLAGLDPAEATAYIGELDGIGKRVGQEFLLGLDTLRAKSPGTLLQNRVVRTIMASPGFEERVRDAGARADEPVTTDIKRLIRAPGSLHGGSGMRVVPLDIRDFADFDPLVDAVVFGEREVRVDLKMDFTTSLLGNTYALKAGTVSVPEALAVFLCCRNVAEIAGGT, from the coding sequence ATGAAGCCCGCGACGCTCGAGTTTGTGAAGCAGAGGTTCATGGAGTACTACCGGAGGCAGAATCTCATTGTGCCGTCCTCCCTTGAGCAGCGCGAATGGGGTTTTGTCTTCTTTGATACCACATCCGACGTCAGGATGCGGCGGCACATGGCGTTTATGGACCCGCAGGAACTCGAGGCCTACGTGAAGAACCTGGTGCCCGCCCACGTCTACTACTCGACCGCCTACTACCAGACGCCGTCGGCGCCGACGATGAGCGAGAAGCACTGGGCCGGCGCCGACCTGATCTTCGACCTTGACGCCGACCAGATCGTCCGCGGCCCCTACGCGATGATGCTTGCGCGGGTCAAGGAGGAGACCGAAAAACTGCTCGGGATGCTGATCAATGAGCTCGGGTTCTCCAGGAACCACATCAGGCTCGCCTTCTCGGGGGGGCGCGGCTACCACGTCCATGTCACCGATATCGCTGTCCGGGGGTGGGGGAGCCCGGAACGGCGCGAGATCATCGATTACGTCTGCGGTATCGGGATTGACCCGGCCGTGATGCTCGCCCCCGGAGCTCCCCCAACCGGGTGGCGGCGGCGCTACGCGGGCGCCCTCCACGACCACCTCGCCTGGCTCGCGGGTCTTGACCCGGCAGAGGCGACGGCGTATATCGGGGAGCTTGACGGGATCGGCAAGCGGGTGGGCCAGGAGTTCCTTCTGGGCCTCGATACCCTCCGTGCGAAGAGCCCCGGCACGCTCCTGCAGAACCGGGTCGTCCGGACGATCATGGCCTCGCCTGGGTTTGAGGAGCGGGTCAGGGACGCGGGGGCGCGTGCTGACGAACCGGTCACGACCGATATCAAGCGCCTGATCCGGGCGCCGGGGTCGCTGCACGGCGGCAGCGGTATGCGGGTGGTGCCGCTTGACATCCGCGACTTCGCCGATTTCGACCCGCTCGTTGACGCGGTGGTCTTCGGTGAGCGGGAGGTGCGGGTGGACCTGAAGATGGACTTCACCACCTCCCTGCTCGGGAATACCTACGCGCTCAAAGCCGGGACCGTGAGTGTGCCCGAGGCGCTTGCGGTCTTCCTCTGCTGCCGCAACGTAGCAGAGATCGCAGGGGGTACGTGA
- a CDS encoding DUF63 family protein produces MIREFLYKYYIDPIRYGQAYTLVDTLTYALILIAAVYIVYRGLQRYKIAVDDELVLATMPFVVLGGLLRVVEDTGMITSDFRFLLITPLIFFTVFVVAAVALFAGKLAENAGLVARYSRVYGGVGIVACLLSTAALVWFGLSETTIALDVLVAILALASVSSLALWALLVYGAKWDYASNILYKLLIFGHMLDASATSYGIDIHPIHYVEQHVVGSNLIEATGTAFSMFLLKIAVLIPAIYILEMYKKEGSPGLWHLILLAMIVVGMAPGIRDMVRMVLYV; encoded by the coding sequence ATGATTAGGGAGTTCCTCTACAAATACTACATCGATCCCATTCGTTACGGCCAGGCGTATACGCTCGTCGATACGCTGACCTACGCCCTGATACTCATCGCAGCGGTCTACATTGTCTACCGGGGCCTCCAGCGGTATAAGATTGCTGTCGACGACGAACTGGTGCTTGCGACCATGCCCTTCGTCGTCCTCGGCGGGCTCCTCCGGGTCGTTGAGGATACCGGTATGATCACATCGGACTTCCGGTTCCTCCTGATCACCCCCCTGATCTTCTTTACCGTCTTTGTGGTCGCGGCAGTAGCCCTCTTCGCCGGGAAACTCGCTGAGAACGCGGGACTCGTCGCCAGGTACAGCCGTGTCTACGGGGGCGTCGGCATCGTCGCCTGTCTTCTTTCCACCGCGGCGCTCGTCTGGTTCGGGCTTTCCGAGACGACGATCGCGCTCGACGTCCTCGTCGCCATCCTCGCGCTCGCGTCGGTCTCATCGCTCGCCCTCTGGGCGCTCCTCGTCTACGGTGCGAAGTGGGACTACGCCTCAAACATCCTCTACAAACTCCTCATCTTCGGGCATATGCTGGATGCGAGCGCGACAAGTTACGGCATCGACATCCACCCCATCCACTACGTGGAGCAGCATGTCGTGGGCTCGAACCTGATCGAGGCGACCGGCACGGCGTTCTCGATGTTCCTCCTCAAGATCGCAGTCCTCATCCCGGCTATTTATATCCTCGAGATGTACAAAAAAGAGGGAAGTCCGGGTCTCTGGCACCTCATCCTGCTTGCCATGATCGTCGTCGGCATGGCGCCGGGGATACGGGACATGGTACGGATGGTGCTCTATGTCTGA
- a CDS encoding UPF0179 family protein: protein MTKQKTKVTLVGVVLAKPGLDFVYEGSVCPECENCKVRKVCHNLQPGKKYRVVTVRSNTRHDCPVHHEAVVAVDVVEAPVVALISADMAIANSRISYEFSCPKTGCRSYRLCRPDGIIEGEKYVVGEVLGNAPEPCERGRSLKLVELRPV from the coding sequence ATGACAAAACAGAAGACGAAGGTGACGCTGGTCGGGGTTGTGCTCGCAAAGCCGGGGCTGGATTTTGTCTACGAGGGCAGCGTCTGCCCCGAGTGCGAGAACTGCAAGGTGCGCAAGGTCTGCCACAACCTGCAGCCCGGGAAGAAGTACCGGGTCGTGACCGTCCGTTCAAACACCAGGCACGACTGCCCGGTCCACCACGAGGCGGTGGTTGCGGTCGATGTCGTGGAGGCGCCGGTCGTCGCGCTGATCAGCGCTGATATGGCGATCGCAAACTCAAGGATCAGTTACGAGTTCTCCTGCCCAAAGACTGGCTGCCGGAGTTACCGGCTCTGCCGCCCCGACGGCATCATTGAGGGGGAGAAGTACGTCGTCGGGGAGGTCCTCGGCAACGCCCCCGAGCCCTGCGAGCGGGGCCGGTCCCTGAAACTGGTGGAACTCCGGCCGGTCTGA
- a CDS encoding UPF0058 family protein, with protein sequence MQKEELLHLHMLLVHIKKYYEGTTGEEVPTDQYNALHISPVHIHKNKISHKKAILTLGGEVVQHIRSHHNPYIGHQHDVRSEGVMTEH encoded by the coding sequence GTGCAAAAAGAAGAGCTGCTCCACTTACACATGCTGTTAGTCCACATTAAGAAGTATTATGAAGGAACCACCGGGGAGGAGGTCCCGACCGACCAGTATAATGCTCTCCACATCTCACCAGTCCATATCCATAAGAATAAGATCTCGCATAAAAAAGCTATTCTGACCCTCGGGGGCGAGGTCGTCCAGCATATCAGATCCCACCATAACCCCTACATCGGGCACCAGCATGATGTTCGTTCCGAAGGGGTTATGACCGAACACTAA